A genomic segment from Nodularia sphaerocarpa UHCC 0038 encodes:
- a CDS encoding PEP-CTERM sorting domain-containing protein (PEP-CTERM proteins occur, often in large numbers, in the proteomes of bacteria that also encode an exosortase, a predicted intramembrane cysteine proteinase. The presence of a PEP-CTERM domain at a protein's C-terminus predicts cleavage within the sorting domain, followed by covalent anchoring to some some component of the (usually Gram-negative) cell surface. Many PEP-CTERM proteins exhibit an unusual sequence composition that includes large numbers of potential glycosylation sites. Expression of one such protein has been shown restore the ability of a bacterium to form floc, a type of biofilm.), translating to MKTLNKIGIGAALAASTLAFSTVGMSSAQASVLGRFTITGTSALIEDGQRIRFSNARVEDTAPVVNSFTPLADTRAFLSSIDLTNPLVDGATTSYVGNVTNPFLTFAADSDLIFTANNPFQVSFTDLGNGLKAAFAPINGLFTNTEGDSIGRGVATIEFIELDGGFSLTLDATPIAVPEPTTTLGLAALGLGAFFSKSMAKKKKKLVNA from the coding sequence ATGAAAACACTCAACAAAATCGGTATTGGCGCGGCTTTGGCTGCTAGCACTTTAGCTTTCAGCACTGTAGGTATGTCCTCTGCTCAAGCATCTGTATTAGGTCGGTTCACCATCACTGGGACTTCTGCATTGATAGAAGATGGTCAACGGATCAGATTTAGCAATGCTAGGGTTGAAGATACTGCTCCGGTGGTCAACTCATTTACTCCTTTAGCTGACACCAGAGCTTTCTTGTCATCGATAGATTTAACCAATCCCTTAGTTGACGGTGCCACAACCAGTTATGTAGGTAACGTAACCAACCCATTTCTAACATTTGCTGCTGATAGTGATTTAATCTTCACTGCTAACAACCCCTTCCAAGTTTCCTTTACAGATTTAGGTAACGGTCTCAAAGCAGCATTTGCGCCAATTAATGGCTTATTTACCAATACTGAAGGTGACTCTATAGGTAGAGGAGTAGCAACCATCGAGTTTATTGAACTTGACGGAGGCTTCTCTCTGACTCTAGACGCAACACCAATAGCAGTACCCGAACCTACAACTACCCTGGGACTTGCTGCTTTGGGATTGGGAGCTTTCTTCAGCAAGAGCATGGCTAAAAAGAAGAAAAAGTTGGTAAATGCTTAA
- a CDS encoding DUF456 domain-containing protein, producing the protein MQVIYWLLIIVMVVGVIGAVVPGLPGSGLILTSIIIWGVLGGSFAAIKTPLIVTVLVLVLSIGVDILASYLGAKKAGASKWGQIGAIVGLIVGFFGLLPTLPFGGPLLGILLGPLLGAIIGEFIYRRQLWLAVKAGIGIIVGSLIGNLIQGVLAIAAVVVFVITTWPQVYGA; encoded by the coding sequence ATGCAAGTTATTTATTGGCTACTAATTATCGTCATGGTGGTGGGTGTAATTGGTGCTGTGGTTCCCGGCCTTCCTGGTAGCGGCTTAATTTTAACCTCTATTATTATTTGGGGTGTTCTGGGCGGTTCCTTCGCAGCCATTAAAACTCCACTGATTGTCACAGTTTTAGTTTTAGTCCTCAGCATCGGTGTTGATATTTTAGCTAGTTACTTAGGTGCAAAAAAAGCCGGTGCTAGTAAGTGGGGACAGATTGGCGCAATTGTGGGGTTAATAGTGGGATTTTTTGGTTTACTACCCACGCTACCCTTCGGAGGTCCCTTGTTAGGAATTTTATTAGGGCCTCTGCTAGGAGCAATTATTGGGGAATTTATTTACCGTCGTCAATTATGGTTAGCCGTTAAGGCTGGCATAGGTATTATAGTCGGTTCGCTGATTGGAAATTTGATTCAAGGCGTTTTGGCGATCGCCGCCGTTGTCGTTTTTGTGATCACAACTTGGCCTCAAGTTTATGGAGCTTAA
- a CDS encoding cofactor assembly of complex C subunit B: MTKPDPNRILRRLPLFVGGLGAVLLLINRLLTPELTESQARGDVVGVILSAVLILTGLIWQQVQPRSPDTVELIGEEGFVLATDLPETVKTELAWASHLLLTNTVTRSLIVYYQGQILLRRGILAPKSEVIPGTILKRVLETQKPIYLVALYVYPGRIEFDYLPENTQGVICQPIGNQGVLILAANAPRSYTKQDEQWIAGIADKLAVTLQE, translated from the coding sequence ATGACTAAACCAGATCCCAATCGAATTTTACGGCGTTTACCCTTATTTGTGGGTGGGTTAGGCGCTGTACTTTTATTGATTAATCGTTTGCTGACTCCAGAATTAACGGAGTCTCAAGCGCGTGGGGATGTGGTGGGTGTGATTTTGAGTGCAGTGTTGATTTTAACAGGTTTAATTTGGCAGCAAGTACAACCGCGATCGCCTGATACTGTAGAACTAATTGGGGAAGAAGGTTTTGTACTGGCGACAGATTTACCAGAAACTGTCAAAACAGAGTTAGCTTGGGCATCCCATTTATTATTGACTAATACAGTCACGCGATCGCTCATAGTTTACTATCAAGGCCAAATTTTGTTGCGTCGCGGTATTCTCGCTCCTAAATCTGAAGTTATCCCAGGAACAATCTTAAAACGAGTCTTGGAAACACAAAAGCCAATTTATCTAGTTGCTTTATATGTATATCCAGGGAGAATAGAATTTGATTATTTACCAGAAAACACACAAGGTGTAATTTGTCAACCAATTGGTAATCAGGGCGTGTTGATTTTAGCAGCGAATGCACCCCGCAGTTACACCAAACAAGATGAACAATGGATTGCGGGAATTGCGGACAAATTAGCAGTAACTCTTCAAGAGTAA
- the rpaB gene encoding response regulator transcription factor RpaB, protein MESHKEKILVVDDEASIRRILETRLSMIGYDVVTAGDGEEALEIFRKSEPDLVVLDVMMPKLDGYGVCQELRKESDVPIIMLTALGDVADRITGLELGADDYVVKPFSPKELEARIRSVLRRVDKTGASGIPSSGVIHVGNLKIDTNKRQVYKGDERIRLTGMEFSLLELLVSRSGEAFSRSEILQEVWGYTPERHVDTRVVDVHISRLRAKLEDDPSNPELILTARGTGYLFQRIIEPGEE, encoded by the coding sequence TTGGAAAGCCATAAAGAAAAAATCCTGGTGGTAGACGACGAAGCCAGCATTCGCCGGATTTTGGAAACGCGCCTTTCCATGATTGGCTACGATGTAGTAACGGCTGGGGATGGAGAAGAAGCTCTAGAAATCTTTCGCAAATCAGAACCTGACCTAGTAGTGTTAGATGTGATGATGCCAAAACTTGACGGCTACGGTGTATGTCAAGAGTTGCGTAAGGAATCGGATGTCCCAATTATTATGCTAACAGCCTTGGGGGACGTTGCCGATCGCATCACCGGATTAGAGTTGGGTGCTGATGATTATGTAGTCAAACCATTTTCCCCCAAAGAATTAGAAGCACGGATTCGTTCAGTGCTGCGCCGAGTAGACAAAACCGGAGCCTCTGGGATACCTAGCTCTGGAGTGATTCATGTTGGTAATCTGAAAATAGATACCAATAAACGTCAAGTTTACAAAGGCGATGAGCGTATTCGCTTGACAGGGATGGAATTTAGCCTCCTAGAGTTGCTAGTCAGCCGTTCTGGAGAAGCGTTTTCCCGTTCCGAAATTTTGCAGGAAGTATGGGGTTACACACCAGAACGTCACGTAGATACTCGTGTCGTAGATGTGCATATTTCCCGTTTGCGGGCAAAGTTAGAAGATGATCCTAGTAATCCAGAATTAATTCTTACAGCCAGAGGTACTGGTTATTTGTTTCAGAGAATCATAGAACCTGGGGAAGAATAG
- the radA gene encoding DNA repair protein RadA, with amino-acid sequence MAKPKTSFVCNACGAESSQWFGKCPACGTYNSLEEQISIQSSVDVPSRGGVSNWQTTQGNGKPAHKPAKARASLTFDQITDRQIARWESGYGELDRVLGGGIVPGSMVLIGGDPGIGKSTLLLQVSNALAQRYRILYVTGEESGQQVKLRASRLGVSKHTDLSSEENEDHAENGKVEGDLEVKALSSEEIEEGKNADLYVLPETDLEEILREIDSLRPNLAVIDSIQTVFFPALTSAPGSVAQVRECTSALMKVAKHEDITMLIVGHVTKEGAIAGPKVLEHLVDTVLYFEGDRFASHRLLRTVKNRFGATHEIGIFEMVEHGLREVSNPSELFLGNRDDPAPGTAIVVACEGTRPIVVELQALVSPTSYPSPRRAGTGIDYNRLVQILAVLEKRVGIPMSKLDSYVASAGGLSVAEPAVDLGIAIAIVASFRDRIVDPGTVLIGEVGLGGQVRSVSQMELRLKEAAKLGFKRAIVPKGQKYPDYNIEILPVSKVIDAIIAAIPHQTLEASDLELDDEDDEE; translated from the coding sequence ATGGCAAAGCCTAAAACCTCTTTCGTTTGTAACGCCTGTGGAGCAGAATCTTCTCAATGGTTTGGCAAATGTCCAGCCTGCGGTACTTACAACTCCTTAGAAGAGCAGATTTCTATCCAATCATCGGTTGATGTACCATCTAGGGGAGGAGTCAGCAACTGGCAAACAACTCAAGGTAATGGCAAACCTGCTCATAAACCAGCCAAAGCACGAGCTTCGCTAACATTTGATCAAATTACAGATCGCCAAATTGCTCGCTGGGAATCAGGTTATGGTGAACTAGATCGGGTGCTGGGAGGGGGAATTGTTCCCGGTTCGATGGTTCTGATTGGTGGTGATCCTGGAATTGGTAAATCTACGCTACTGTTACAGGTATCAAATGCACTGGCGCAGAGATACCGTATCCTCTACGTAACTGGGGAAGAATCAGGACAACAGGTCAAATTACGAGCTTCTCGCTTGGGAGTATCAAAGCATACTGATTTGTCTAGTGAGGAGAATGAAGATCATGCTGAGAATGGCAAAGTAGAAGGAGATTTAGAGGTAAAAGCTCTGAGTTCAGAAGAAATCGAAGAAGGTAAAAATGCGGATTTGTATGTATTACCCGAAACAGATTTAGAAGAGATTTTACGAGAGATAGATTCTCTCAGACCGAATTTAGCAGTAATTGATAGTATTCAAACGGTGTTCTTTCCGGCACTAACTTCTGCACCGGGTTCTGTAGCCCAAGTCAGGGAATGTACCTCAGCTTTGATGAAGGTGGCAAAGCATGAAGATATTACCATGTTAATTGTGGGACACGTGACCAAAGAAGGTGCGATCGCAGGGCCGAAAGTTTTAGAACACTTAGTAGATACAGTATTGTACTTTGAAGGCGATCGCTTTGCCTCCCATCGATTATTAAGAACAGTAAAAAACCGTTTTGGTGCAACTCACGAAATCGGCATCTTTGAAATGGTGGAACACGGACTGCGAGAGGTTTCCAACCCTTCGGAGCTATTTTTAGGCAATCGTGATGATCCTGCACCGGGGACAGCCATTGTTGTAGCTTGCGAAGGAACTCGCCCCATTGTGGTAGAATTGCAAGCTTTAGTTAGTCCTACCAGTTACCCTTCTCCCCGGCGTGCGGGTACAGGTATAGATTATAACCGCCTCGTGCAGATTCTCGCCGTCTTAGAAAAACGCGTCGGGATTCCCATGTCAAAACTAGATTCTTACGTCGCCTCGGCTGGTGGGTTGAGTGTAGCAGAACCAGCAGTAGATTTAGGAATTGCGATCGCCATTGTAGCGAGTTTTCGCGATCGCATAGTTGATCCAGGTACAGTATTAATTGGTGAAGTCGGCTTAGGCGGACAAGTGCGCTCAGTGTCCCAAATGGAACTACGATTAAAGGAAGCAGCCAAACTGGGATTTAAAAGAGCGATCGTACCCAAAGGGCAAAAATACCCCGACTATAATATAGAGATTTTACCAGTTTCCAAAGTAATAGATGCAATTATCGCTGCTATCCCCCACCAAACCCTAGAAGCCAGCGACTTAGAACTAGACGACGAAGACGACGAAGAATAA
- a CDS encoding protein kinase domain-containing protein — protein sequence MVWNPGQQLFGGRYIINKKLGEGGVGITYLAQNRRSELRVIKTLREQILNHPAWITKQDKLRQDFRDEALRLALCHHPHIVQVENVFDEDNLPCMVMEYIPGEDLGEKITQAGALPEVEALQYIQQIGDALTLVHEKGLLHRDLKPSNIMIRAGKPEAVLIDFGIARQFLPGGVQQHTQNFTPGYAPPEQYVPVEQRGEYIDVYALAATLYTLLTAELPMPAPARLQNFTLQPPKDFNPNVSDRVNEAIMKGLALNHKFRPQSVAEWLDLLGAGIISPTQVVISPPHTPPSWECVHIIPGISGKIALSPQEDILASVAGTVIHLFSASTGKLIRTLTDDFDSVYSVAFSEDGQFLASGSRENTIKLWNVATGKEIYTLTDHYDSVYYYNHVMSVAFSRDGQFLASGSYKTVKLWNVATGKEIYTLPSHSSWVSSVAFSRDGQILASGSDDKSIKLWNVSTGKEICTLSSNSDWVRSVAFSRDGQFLASGSDDNTIKLWNVATGKEIYTLTGHSDRVKFVAISRDGQFLASGSDDKTIKLWNMTTNWLQKLKVREIYTLTGHSSSFIFVAFSSDGRMLASCNPGTIKLWNVNTGKEIYTLSGHYYGVNSVAFSHDGQFLASSGGYDKTIKLWNVSIGKEIYTLSGHSDRVNSVAFSRDGQFLATGSDDKTIKMWNVSTGKEIYTLSGHSNRVNSVAFSRDGQFLATGSDDKTIKMWNVSTGKEIYTLSGHSQEVTSVAISRDGQFLATGSLDRKIKLWSMTTGKEIYTLSAFYPQEVTSVAFSHDGQFLASGSHYKTIKMWNLATRKEIDTLSGHSKQATAVAFSRDGQFLASGSDDKSIKLWSMRTGKEIHTLSHFDKVLSVAFSPDGGWLAAGDESGNIKIWRPC from the coding sequence ATGGTGTGGAATCCAGGACAGCAATTATTTGGTGGGCGTTACATAATTAATAAAAAGCTGGGTGAAGGAGGAGTTGGTATTACATACCTGGCTCAAAATCGACGTAGTGAATTACGAGTCATTAAAACTCTTAGAGAACAAATCCTCAATCATCCCGCCTGGATAACCAAGCAAGATAAATTACGCCAAGACTTTCGGGATGAAGCCTTGCGACTAGCTTTGTGTCACCATCCTCATATTGTGCAAGTAGAAAATGTCTTTGATGAGGATAACTTGCCATGTATGGTAATGGAGTACATCCCAGGTGAGGATTTAGGGGAGAAAATCACCCAAGCAGGAGCATTACCAGAAGTGGAAGCACTGCAATATATTCAGCAAATTGGCGATGCTTTGACACTGGTGCATGAAAAAGGCTTGTTACATCGGGATTTAAAGCCAAGTAATATCATGATACGTGCAGGTAAGCCAGAAGCTGTGCTGATTGACTTTGGCATTGCTAGACAATTTCTTCCCGGTGGAGTCCAACAACATACACAAAATTTTACCCCTGGTTATGCACCACCAGAGCAGTATGTACCAGTAGAACAACGGGGAGAATATATTGATGTTTACGCCTTAGCCGCTACGTTGTATACTTTGCTGACGGCAGAATTGCCTATGCCAGCACCAGCCAGATTGCAAAATTTTACCCTACAACCACCAAAAGATTTCAATCCCAATGTCAGTGACAGGGTGAATGAAGCAATTATGAAAGGGTTGGCGCTAAATCACAAGTTCCGTCCCCAGTCAGTGGCGGAGTGGTTAGATTTATTAGGTGCAGGGATAATATCACCAACACAAGTAGTAATATCTCCTCCCCATACACCCCCATCTTGGGAATGTGTCCACATCATCCCAGGTATTTCTGGAAAAATAGCCCTTAGTCCCCAGGAAGATATACTTGCAAGTGTAGCTGGTACTGTTATTCACTTGTTCTCGGCATCTACTGGTAAACTTATCCGCACCTTGACTGATGATTTCGACTCAGTTTATTCCGTAGCCTTCAGTGAAGATGGGCAGTTTCTCGCTAGTGGTAGTAGGGAGAACACTATCAAACTGTGGAATGTGGCAACAGGGAAAGAAATTTATACCCTAACTGATCATTACGACTCGGTTTATTATTACAACCATGTTATGTCCGTAGCCTTCAGTAGAGATGGGCAGTTTCTCGCTAGTGGTAGTTACAAAACTGTCAAATTGTGGAATGTGGCAACAGGGAAAGAAATTTACACTCTCCCTAGTCATTCTAGCTGGGTTAGTTCTGTAGCCTTCAGTAGAGATGGGCAAATTCTCGCTAGTGGTAGTGATGACAAAAGTATCAAATTGTGGAATGTCTCCACCGGGAAAGAAATTTGCACTCTCTCTAGTAATTCTGACTGGGTTCGTTCCGTAGCTTTCAGTAGAGATGGGCAGTTTCTCGCTAGTGGTAGTGATGACAACACTATCAAATTGTGGAATGTGGCAACAGGGAAAGAAATTTACACTCTCACTGGTCATTCCGACCGGGTTAAATTTGTCGCCATCAGTAGAGATGGGCAGTTTCTCGCTAGTGGTAGTGATGACAAGACTATCAAACTGTGGAATATGACAACTAATTGGTTGCAAAAGCTAAAAGTTAGAGAAATTTACACTCTCACTGGTCATTCCTCCTCGTTTATTTTCGTAGCTTTCAGTAGTGATGGGCGAATGCTGGCGAGTTGTAATCCGGGAACTATCAAATTGTGGAATGTGAACACAGGTAAGGAAATTTACACGCTCTCCGGTCATTATTACGGGGTAAATTCCGTAGCCTTCAGTCATGATGGGCAGTTTCTCGCTAGTAGTGGTGGTTATGACAAAACTATAAAATTGTGGAATGTGTCCATCGGGAAAGAAATTTACACTCTCTCTGGTCATTCCGACCGGGTTAATTCCGTAGCCTTCAGTAGAGATGGGCAGTTTCTCGCTACTGGTAGTGATGACAAAACTATAAAAATGTGGAATGTGTCCACCGGGAAAGAAATTTACACTCTCTCTGGTCATTCCAACCGGGTTAATTCCGTAGCCTTCAGTAGAGATGGGCAGTTTCTCGCTACTGGTAGTGATGACAAAACTATAAAAATGTGGAATGTGTCCACCGGAAAAGAAATTTACACTCTCTCTGGTCATTCCCAAGAAGTTACCTCCGTAGCTATCAGTAGAGATGGGCAGTTTCTCGCTACTGGTAGTTTAGACAGAAAAATCAAATTGTGGTCTATGACAACCGGAAAAGAAATTTACACTCTCTCTGCTTTTTATCCCCAAGAAGTTACCTCCGTAGCCTTCAGTCATGATGGGCAATTTCTCGCTAGTGGTAGTCATTACAAGACTATAAAAATGTGGAATCTGGCCACCAGGAAAGAAATTGACACTCTCTCTGGTCATTCCAAACAAGCTACTGCCGTAGCCTTCAGTAGAGATGGGCAGTTTCTTGCTAGTGGTAGTGATGACAAAAGTATCAAATTGTGGTCTATGAGAACAGGGAAAGAAATTCATACACTGAGTCATTTTGATAAAGTTCTTTCCGTCGCCTTTAGCCCCGATGGAGGTTGGCTAGCTGCTGGAGACGAAAGCGGAAATATCAAAATTTGGCGACCCTGTTAA